A genomic window from Streptomyces sp. HUAS YS2 includes:
- a CDS encoding DEAD/DEAH box helicase: protein MSSLDDLDPVLTHHIVNSLGWRSLRPLQEDAIEPLMAGEDAILLAPTAGGKTEAASFPILSRMTAERWQGTSVLYLCPLKALLNNLLPRLETYTSWLGRTAALWHGDVTAGQRKRILNNRPDVLLTTPESMEAMLVSANVDHKAFFSGLRTVVVDEVHAFAGDDRGWHLLALLERLQKSVGRPIQRVGLSATVGNPVELLHWLQGSGAGHRVARVVAPHLDASPAAHSATNEPVVDIQLDYVGSVDNAATVIASLHAGEKRLVFCESRRMVEELGEKLRLRGVTTFLSHASLSVDERRRAEQAFAEARDCVIVSTSTLELGIDVGDLDRVIQLEAPATVASFLQRLGRTGRRTGTTRNCLFLALTEDGLLSAAGLLLLWSRGWVEPIVPPPEPRHIVAQQLIALCLQEHRVGDRLWPEWWNGLGPFGQPAEPIVRHLVDEGFLDRDGGMLFVGPEAERRFGHRHFMGLTAVFTAPPQFTVFQGRSEIGRTDPDLLTEEIEGPRKLLLAGRSWLVTYIDWRRKRCYVEPTDGGGKAKWSGLGFARATSFELTRAVREVLLGADPSVKLTKRAVASLAEARDHFMDAVHPGGTLVTRGRCGYIRWWTWAGHRANATLAASLGAVTSPAQRINDCWIRLREDVDPRAWKQAVADVSGGLCLPEVDPRAVKGLKFGEALPPRLAEATLATRFADMAGARTVLEEPTRFVVEAGT, encoded by the coding sequence GTGAGTTCCCTGGACGATCTCGACCCCGTACTCACTCATCACATCGTCAACTCGCTCGGCTGGCGGAGTCTGCGGCCCTTGCAAGAGGACGCGATCGAGCCCCTGATGGCCGGCGAGGACGCGATCCTGCTGGCTCCGACAGCGGGTGGGAAGACCGAAGCCGCTTCCTTCCCGATCCTGTCGAGAATGACAGCAGAGCGATGGCAGGGCACCTCGGTCCTGTACCTGTGCCCTCTAAAGGCTTTGCTCAACAACTTGCTGCCACGGTTGGAGACATACACATCCTGGCTCGGGCGTACGGCCGCGCTCTGGCACGGAGATGTGACGGCGGGGCAGCGTAAGCGCATTCTGAACAACCGGCCCGATGTGCTGCTCACGACGCCCGAGTCGATGGAGGCGATGCTGGTCAGCGCGAACGTCGACCACAAGGCGTTCTTCTCGGGGCTGAGGACCGTCGTCGTCGACGAGGTGCATGCCTTCGCCGGGGACGATCGGGGATGGCATCTCCTCGCGCTGCTCGAGCGGCTGCAGAAGTCCGTGGGCCGTCCGATCCAGCGCGTCGGGCTGTCCGCCACCGTGGGAAATCCCGTCGAACTGCTTCATTGGCTTCAAGGGTCCGGGGCGGGCCATCGGGTGGCACGCGTGGTCGCGCCGCACCTTGACGCCTCGCCTGCCGCGCATTCGGCGACGAATGAGCCCGTGGTCGACATCCAACTCGACTACGTCGGCTCCGTGGACAACGCGGCCACGGTCATTGCCTCCCTGCACGCGGGTGAGAAGCGACTCGTCTTCTGCGAATCGCGCCGCATGGTGGAGGAACTGGGTGAAAAGCTGCGTCTACGGGGCGTGACGACGTTCCTGTCGCACGCCTCACTGTCCGTCGACGAGCGCCGACGTGCGGAGCAGGCGTTCGCGGAGGCCCGGGACTGTGTCATCGTGTCGACCAGCACGCTGGAACTGGGAATCGACGTCGGCGACCTGGACCGGGTGATCCAGCTCGAGGCGCCGGCCACAGTGGCTTCGTTCCTGCAGCGGCTCGGCCGTACCGGACGCAGAACAGGAACGACACGCAATTGCCTCTTCCTGGCGTTGACCGAGGACGGACTGCTGTCCGCGGCCGGGCTGCTCCTGCTCTGGTCCCGGGGATGGGTAGAACCAATCGTTCCCCCGCCCGAGCCACGCCACATCGTGGCACAGCAGCTCATTGCGCTTTGTTTGCAGGAGCACCGGGTCGGTGACCGCCTCTGGCCCGAGTGGTGGAACGGGCTCGGTCCGTTCGGGCAGCCGGCAGAGCCGATTGTGCGGCACCTGGTGGACGAGGGCTTCCTCGACCGGGACGGCGGCATGCTCTTCGTGGGGCCGGAAGCGGAGCGCCGTTTCGGGCACCGGCATTTCATGGGGCTTACGGCGGTCTTCACCGCACCGCCTCAGTTCACTGTGTTCCAAGGGCGGTCCGAGATCGGGAGGACGGACCCGGACCTGCTCACCGAGGAGATCGAGGGGCCCAGGAAGCTGCTCCTGGCCGGTCGAAGCTGGCTCGTCACGTACATCGACTGGCGCCGCAAGCGCTGCTACGTGGAGCCGACCGACGGTGGTGGCAAGGCCAAGTGGAGCGGGCTGGGATTTGCCCGGGCCACCTCGTTCGAGCTGACCCGGGCTGTCCGAGAGGTGCTGCTGGGTGCCGATCCCTCGGTGAAGCTGACGAAACGGGCTGTGGCTTCGCTCGCCGAGGCGAGGGACCATTTCATGGACGCCGTACATCCGGGTGGCACCCTTGTCACCCGAGGGCGGTGCGGGTACATCCGCTGGTGGACCTGGGCAGGTCACCGGGCCAACGCGACCCTTGCTGCCTCCCTGGGTGCAGTCACCTCACCGGCCCAGCGCATCAACGACTGCTGGATCAGGCTCCGGGAAGACGTCGACCCGCGGGCCTGGAAACAAGCAGTAGCCGATGTGTCGGGAGGGCTGTGCCTCCCCGAGGTGGATCCCCGGGCGGTGAAGGGCCTGAAGTTCGGAGAGGCGCTTCCGCCCCGCCTCGCGGAAGCGACCCTCGCGACTCGGTTCGCCGACATGGCGGGTGCCCGGACGGTTCTGGAAGAGCCGACCAGATTCGTGGTCGAGGCAGGGACCTGA
- the aceB gene encoding malate synthase A: MSAPAPSPLVVVETAPLPRQEEVLTDAALAFVAELHRRFTPRRDELLARRAERRAEIARTSTLGFLPETAAIRADDSWKVAPAPAALNDRRVEITGPTDRKMTINALNSGAKVWLADFEDASAPTWENVVLGQVNLIDAYTRNIDFTDPRSGKSYALKPADELATVVMRPRGWHLEERHLTFEGRPVPGALVDFGLYFFHNAKRLIELGKGPYFYLPKTESHLEARLWNDIFVFAQDYVGIPQGTVRATVLIETITAAYEMEEILFELKDHAAGLNAGRWDYLFSIVKNFRDGGEKFVLPDRNAVTMTAPFMRAYTELLVRTCHKRGAHAIGGMAAFIPSRKDAEVNKVAFEKVKADKDREAGDGFDGSWVAHPDLVPIAMASFDAVLGDRPNQKDRLREDVHVEGPELIDIASLDAKPTYDGLRNAVQVGTRYIEAWLRGLGAVAIFNLMEDAATAEISRSQIWQWINAGVVFENGEKATPELTRRVAAEELAAIRAEVGEEAFAAGKWQEAHDLLLHVSLDADYADFLTLPAYDQLVG; the protein is encoded by the coding sequence ATGTCCGCACCAGCGCCGTCCCCCCTGGTCGTCGTCGAAACCGCCCCGCTGCCCCGGCAGGAGGAGGTGCTGACCGACGCGGCCCTCGCCTTCGTGGCCGAGCTGCACCGCCGGTTCACGCCGCGCAGGGACGAGCTCCTCGCCCGCCGGGCGGAGCGCCGCGCAGAGATCGCCCGCACCTCCACCCTCGGCTTCCTGCCGGAGACCGCCGCGATCCGCGCCGACGACTCCTGGAAGGTCGCGCCCGCCCCGGCCGCACTGAACGACCGCCGGGTCGAGATCACCGGCCCGACCGATCGCAAGATGACCATCAACGCGCTCAACTCGGGCGCGAAGGTGTGGCTCGCCGACTTCGAGGACGCCTCGGCCCCGACCTGGGAGAACGTCGTCCTCGGTCAGGTCAACCTGATCGACGCGTACACCCGGAACATCGACTTCACGGACCCGCGGTCGGGCAAGTCGTACGCCCTGAAGCCGGCCGACGAGCTCGCCACCGTCGTGATGCGGCCGCGCGGCTGGCACCTGGAGGAGCGTCACCTCACGTTCGAGGGCCGCCCGGTCCCCGGCGCGCTGGTCGACTTCGGCCTGTACTTCTTCCACAACGCCAAGCGGCTCATCGAGCTCGGCAAGGGCCCGTACTTCTACCTCCCGAAGACGGAGTCGCACCTGGAGGCCCGCCTCTGGAACGACATCTTCGTCTTCGCGCAGGACTACGTCGGCATCCCGCAGGGCACCGTCCGCGCCACCGTCCTGATCGAGACGATCACGGCCGCGTACGAGATGGAAGAGATCCTCTTCGAGCTCAAGGACCACGCGGCGGGGCTGAACGCCGGCCGTTGGGACTACCTCTTCTCCATCGTCAAGAACTTCCGTGACGGCGGCGAGAAGTTCGTCCTGCCGGACCGCAACGCGGTCACGATGACGGCCCCGTTCATGCGCGCGTACACCGAACTCCTCGTCCGTACCTGCCACAAGCGCGGTGCGCACGCGATCGGCGGCATGGCGGCGTTCATCCCGTCGCGCAAGGACGCCGAGGTCAACAAGGTCGCGTTCGAGAAGGTCAAGGCGGACAAGGACCGCGAGGCCGGCGACGGCTTCGACGGCTCCTGGGTCGCCCACCCGGACCTGGTGCCGATCGCGATGGCCTCCTTCGACGCGGTCCTCGGCGACCGGCCGAACCAGAAGGACCGGCTCCGCGAGGACGTCCACGTCGAGGGCCCGGAGCTCATCGACATCGCCTCGCTGGACGCGAAGCCCACGTACGACGGCCTGCGCAACGCGGTCCAGGTCGGCACCCGCTACATCGAGGCGTGGCTCCGCGGCCTCGGCGCGGTCGCCATCTTCAACCTGATGGAGGACGCGGCCACGGCCGAGATCTCGCGCTCGCAGATCTGGCAGTGGATCAACGCAGGTGTCGTCTTCGAGAACGGCGAGAAGGCCACCCCGGAGCTGACCCGCAGGGTCGCCGCCGAGGAGCTGGCCGCGATCCGCGCCGAGGTCGGCGAGGAGGCGTTCGCGGCCGGCAAGTGGCAGGAGGCGCACGACCTGCTCCTGCACGTCTCCCTCGACGCCGACTACGCGGACTTCCTCACCCTCCCCGCGTACGACCAGCTGGTCGGCTGA
- the brxD gene encoding BREX system ATP-binding protein BrxD: MTGVTEISLARRREVVGALRRGTVPQTGLDLFAVGLDRFTTALDDDLATVARGGSAFHAIRGEYGSGKTFFARWLAERAKRAGLATTEVQISETETPLHRLETVYRRLTERLATATHQPSALKAVVDSWFYTLEEEILDAGEVSDDDEKALAAAVDELMEQRLADVARTTPAFAAALRGYRDARANGDAATAEALIAWLGGQKSVAASARRAAGVRGDLDHFGAMGFLQGLLTVLRDCGHPGLLVVLDEIETLQRVRGDVREKGLNALRQLLDEIDAGRFPGLFLVITGTPAFYDGQQGVQRLAPLAQRLATDFTTDPRFDSPRAVQLRLAGFDLPGLGELGRNVRDLYAGAARNPERIAARVDDAYLGELAAAVTGGLGGKVGVAPRLFLRKLVADVLDRVDEFEEFDPRLHYALTVSSAELNEVERNAATADADDIELDLP, translated from the coding sequence TTGACCGGCGTCACCGAGATCAGCCTGGCCCGCCGCCGTGAGGTGGTGGGTGCCCTGCGCCGCGGAACTGTGCCGCAGACGGGCCTCGACCTGTTCGCGGTCGGGCTCGACCGCTTCACCACTGCACTCGACGACGACCTTGCCACGGTGGCGCGCGGGGGATCCGCCTTCCACGCCATCCGGGGCGAGTACGGGTCCGGCAAGACCTTCTTCGCACGATGGCTCGCCGAACGGGCCAAGAGGGCGGGGCTCGCGACGACCGAGGTGCAGATCTCCGAGACGGAGACCCCACTGCACCGGCTCGAGACGGTCTACCGCCGGCTCACCGAACGGCTTGCCACCGCCACCCACCAGCCCAGCGCACTCAAGGCGGTCGTCGATTCATGGTTCTACACCCTCGAGGAGGAGATCCTCGACGCCGGTGAGGTCTCGGACGACGACGAGAAGGCGCTCGCCGCGGCCGTAGACGAGCTCATGGAGCAGCGGCTCGCCGATGTCGCGCGCACCACTCCTGCGTTCGCCGCCGCACTGCGGGGCTACCGCGACGCCCGCGCGAACGGTGACGCCGCGACCGCTGAGGCGCTCATTGCCTGGCTCGGCGGCCAGAAATCCGTGGCGGCGTCGGCGCGCCGCGCAGCAGGAGTCCGCGGCGACCTCGACCACTTCGGGGCGATGGGCTTCCTGCAAGGACTGCTGACCGTGCTCCGGGACTGTGGACACCCCGGACTTTTGGTGGTTCTCGACGAGATCGAGACCCTGCAGCGTGTCCGCGGCGATGTGCGGGAGAAAGGGCTCAACGCCCTGCGCCAACTGCTCGACGAGATCGACGCGGGCCGCTTCCCCGGGCTGTTCCTGGTGATCACGGGAACGCCCGCGTTCTACGACGGGCAGCAGGGCGTCCAGCGTCTGGCTCCCCTTGCACAACGCCTCGCCACCGACTTCACGACCGATCCGCGCTTCGACTCCCCGCGCGCGGTCCAGCTGCGCCTCGCCGGTTTCGATCTCCCCGGACTCGGCGAACTCGGACGCAACGTTCGAGACCTGTACGCGGGAGCGGCACGGAACCCGGAGCGCATCGCCGCACGCGTCGACGACGCCTACTTGGGCGAGCTGGCTGCAGCGGTCACCGGCGGGCTGGGCGGGAAGGTGGGAGTCGCCCCCCGGCTGTTCCTGCGCAAGCTCGTCGCCGATGTACTCGACCGGGTCGACGAGTTCGAGGAGTTCGACCCCCGGCTGCACTACGCACTCACGGTGTCCAGTGCCGAGCTCAACGAGGTCGAACGGAACGCCGCCACAGCCGATGCGGACGACATCGAACTGGATCTTCCGTGA
- a CDS encoding GDSL-type esterase/lipase family protein encodes MPLRRHRARHRAVRGLLAFSLAAAGLVTAGVSPATASPGSGPTAVVAMGDSYISGEAGRWQGNSLTTSGSRNGTDRAWTGSAYDPTRVYGTTAANGCHRSDSSEVRSAGAIATNLINLACSGATTKNVFRASNGGVSYKGEAPQADQLAAVAAANDVRTIVLSVGGNDLGFADIIRTCATDYIVWYSYCHDDQQAEVDTKIDGVMTNVGKSIDEIRAVMSAAGYSSSSYRVILQSYPSPIPRSTENRYGESGWTRTNTGGCPFWNKDSDWARDSLVPQVSNGLKAVAAAKGAQFLDLRDMLQGREICAKASKQVTSTVPASAATSEWARWIDQNETQGPIQENVHPNYYGQQALGRCLSLIHAQPTGNFTCRNTAGSGTSGMYLTAVS; translated from the coding sequence ATGCCTCTTCGTCGTCATCGCGCTCGCCACCGCGCCGTACGCGGCCTGCTGGCCTTCTCCCTCGCCGCCGCCGGCCTGGTCACCGCCGGGGTGTCCCCCGCCACGGCGAGCCCCGGCTCCGGCCCGACCGCCGTCGTGGCGATGGGCGACAGCTACATCTCCGGCGAGGCGGGCCGGTGGCAGGGCAACAGCCTGACGACCTCCGGCAGCCGCAACGGCACCGACCGGGCGTGGACGGGCAGTGCATACGATCCGACCCGCGTGTACGGCACGACGGCGGCCAACGGCTGCCACCGCTCGGACTCCTCCGAGGTGCGCAGCGCGGGCGCGATCGCCACGAACCTGATCAACCTGGCCTGCTCGGGCGCGACGACGAAGAACGTCTTCCGGGCGTCGAACGGCGGCGTGTCCTACAAGGGCGAGGCCCCGCAGGCGGACCAGCTCGCGGCGGTCGCGGCGGCCAACGACGTCAGGACGATCGTGCTGTCGGTGGGCGGCAACGACCTGGGCTTCGCGGACATCATCCGCACCTGCGCGACCGACTACATCGTCTGGTACTCGTACTGCCACGACGACCAGCAGGCCGAGGTCGACACGAAGATCGACGGCGTGATGACGAACGTCGGCAAGTCGATCGACGAGATCCGCGCGGTGATGTCCGCGGCCGGCTACTCGAGCTCGAGCTACCGCGTCATCCTCCAGTCGTACCCCTCCCCGATCCCCCGCAGCACGGAGAACCGCTACGGCGAGAGCGGCTGGACCCGCACGAACACCGGCGGCTGCCCGTTCTGGAACAAGGACTCCGACTGGGCCCGCGACAGCCTGGTCCCCCAGGTCTCCAACGGGCTGAAGGCCGTCGCCGCGGCGAAGGGCGCCCAGTTCCTGGACCTGCGTGACATGCTCCAGGGCCGCGAGATCTGCGCGAAGGCGAGCAAGCAGGTCACCTCCACGGTCCCGGCCTCGGCCGCGACCAGCGAGTGGGCCCGCTGGATCGACCAGAACGAGACCCAGGGCCCCATCCAGGAGAACGTCCACCCCAACTACTACGGCCAGCAGGCCCTCGGCCGCTGCCTCTCCCTGATCCACGCCCAGCCCACCGGCAACTTCACCTGCCGCAACACGGCGGGCTCGGGCACGTCGGGGATGTACCTGACGGCGGTGTCCTGA
- the pglZ gene encoding BREX-2 system phosphatase PglZ, giving the protein MVEALLETELRRARDRRLLLVHARYDSTAPTDFTARVDGRQRQVRVTDQESVLGIADAWQRVLAEPDSDRLLVVTTDVPAGALGWDLRAHAVGRRSLTVDRAEIVKQLFGASDIDPRMIREAWLLEALIDAEPKEGWPREASVLTRDAAVHALVREQLGLGRADGGNSLDLDTNALLAWSRTSAGPSRFQELSPSEREGVTVWLTGVIGAAAPTLLALVADGRAQDAMALGVLGSVLSAPDAPPGASFALGGLFGSSLRSVEDLPKFTASVVGTLARWIGEAEANTAQGAEARQRTFSVLDRADKLAAEAGLGHALRTDPLLPSGLKARLTDLATALEGSSQEAEAALEQVLSHQLARLHQASCTAARMAVRIVRWLDTPTPAVASVGQAVTDHVAQWGWADRALAVLAEGDPLGGSVVGQAYHRLIGKARARRAAIDEAFATRLSGWTRTATADAPAGALVIEDVLATLAVPLAGAGKGAPPLVLVLDGMSAAIAAQLGDEIDRRVWTEVVPAPQDEEAPRRQAAVSMLPSVTTISRASLLCGTATSGKQAAEVQGFASFWQRHRREGTLFHKGQIGGAEGHRIAPELLESLAGDGVVGVVLNTIDDALDHGREGERTRWRLKDISHLLDLLNAARDYGRPVVLVSDHGHVIDRSPKGQGPTKATGVQSARWRTGTAAEGEIELRGPRVLEGDGSIIAPWRENIRYTPRKAGYHGGAALAEVTVPVITLVPSQELLPPGWVVLPHEQAVPHWWESRADAAVSQEAETSAPRRSRRQKADQQVEGLFEAAEVVPETLTLGGKVVATQRYQTQKAFVRRAPDAKAVSAVIDALADAGGRLTPDAVAAAATAATGRSQRNPEIFVTVVQRLLNVEGYGVLDLVDAGRTVELNIPLLQDQFGTEQP; this is encoded by the coding sequence ATGGTCGAGGCTCTTCTCGAGACGGAGCTGCGGCGTGCCAGGGACCGGCGACTACTGCTCGTCCACGCGCGCTACGACAGCACGGCGCCGACCGACTTCACGGCGCGTGTCGACGGCCGACAGCGGCAGGTTCGCGTGACCGACCAGGAGTCCGTCCTGGGGATCGCCGACGCCTGGCAGCGAGTCCTCGCCGAGCCGGACTCCGACCGGCTGCTCGTCGTCACGACCGATGTGCCGGCCGGCGCGCTCGGCTGGGACCTCCGTGCCCATGCCGTGGGGCGCCGCAGTCTCACCGTGGACCGGGCCGAGATCGTCAAGCAGCTCTTCGGCGCCTCCGATATCGACCCCCGCATGATCCGTGAGGCGTGGCTGCTCGAGGCTTTGATCGATGCCGAACCCAAGGAAGGCTGGCCGCGCGAAGCATCCGTACTCACCCGCGACGCGGCCGTTCACGCTCTCGTCCGCGAGCAGCTGGGCCTGGGCCGTGCCGATGGCGGCAACTCGCTCGACCTCGACACCAATGCACTGCTCGCATGGTCTCGGACATCGGCCGGCCCCTCCCGATTCCAGGAGCTCTCGCCGTCCGAACGAGAGGGCGTGACAGTCTGGTTGACCGGCGTCATCGGCGCGGCGGCCCCCACGCTGCTGGCCCTTGTGGCGGACGGCCGCGCCCAGGATGCCATGGCCCTCGGTGTCCTGGGGTCAGTCCTGAGCGCTCCGGACGCTCCTCCCGGAGCGAGCTTCGCGCTCGGGGGGCTGTTCGGCTCGTCGCTGCGCTCGGTGGAGGACTTGCCGAAGTTCACCGCCTCAGTCGTCGGCACGCTCGCTCGGTGGATCGGTGAAGCCGAGGCCAACACGGCGCAGGGCGCGGAGGCGCGTCAGCGCACGTTCTCCGTCCTGGACCGGGCCGACAAGCTGGCTGCCGAGGCGGGCCTCGGCCATGCTCTGCGGACCGATCCGCTGCTGCCCTCCGGCCTGAAGGCGCGCCTGACTGACCTCGCCACCGCGCTGGAAGGTTCCTCGCAGGAGGCGGAGGCCGCCCTGGAGCAGGTGCTGTCCCATCAACTGGCGCGCCTGCACCAGGCCAGTTGCACCGCCGCTCGCATGGCCGTCCGTATCGTCCGATGGCTCGACACTCCGACCCCTGCCGTGGCATCGGTCGGGCAGGCGGTGACCGACCACGTGGCGCAGTGGGGATGGGCCGACCGGGCCCTGGCCGTCCTCGCGGAGGGGGACCCGCTGGGTGGCAGCGTCGTCGGCCAGGCGTACCACCGCCTGATCGGCAAGGCGCGGGCGCGCCGCGCCGCCATCGACGAGGCATTTGCCACCCGGCTCTCGGGCTGGACCAGGACCGCCACGGCCGACGCGCCCGCGGGGGCCTTGGTCATCGAGGACGTCCTCGCCACCCTCGCCGTACCGTTGGCCGGTGCAGGCAAGGGGGCGCCGCCGCTGGTGCTGGTCCTCGACGGCATGAGCGCGGCCATAGCGGCGCAGCTCGGCGACGAGATCGACCGCCGGGTCTGGACGGAAGTCGTGCCCGCACCCCAGGACGAGGAGGCGCCGCGGCGGCAGGCAGCGGTGTCCATGCTTCCCTCGGTCACCACCATCAGCCGGGCCTCGCTGCTCTGCGGAACCGCCACGAGCGGCAAACAGGCGGCGGAGGTCCAGGGGTTCGCGTCGTTCTGGCAGCGGCACCGGCGGGAGGGCACCCTTTTCCACAAGGGGCAGATCGGCGGGGCCGAGGGGCACCGGATCGCCCCGGAGCTGTTGGAGTCGCTCGCCGGGGACGGAGTCGTCGGGGTCGTGCTGAACACCATCGACGACGCCCTGGACCACGGGCGGGAGGGCGAGCGGACCCGGTGGCGGCTCAAGGACATCAGCCACCTCCTGGACCTGCTCAACGCGGCCCGCGACTACGGACGTCCCGTGGTCCTCGTATCCGACCACGGTCATGTGATCGACCGATCGCCGAAGGGGCAGGGCCCGACGAAGGCGACAGGCGTCCAGAGTGCGCGGTGGCGTACGGGCACGGCGGCCGAGGGCGAGATCGAGCTCCGTGGCCCGAGGGTGCTGGAGGGCGACGGAAGCATCATCGCGCCATGGCGTGAGAACATCAGGTACACGCCACGCAAGGCGGGCTATCACGGCGGTGCTGCGCTCGCGGAGGTCACCGTACCGGTGATCACATTGGTGCCCTCCCAGGAGCTGCTGCCACCCGGCTGGGTGGTACTGCCGCACGAGCAGGCCGTACCTCACTGGTGGGAGTCCCGCGCCGACGCCGCTGTGAGCCAAGAGGCGGAGACATCGGCCCCGCGCCGGAGCCGCCGGCAGAAGGCGGACCAGCAGGTCGAGGGGTTGTTCGAGGCGGCGGAAGTGGTCCCCGAGACCCTGACGCTGGGTGGCAAGGTCGTGGCGACGCAGAGGTATCAGACCCAGAAGGCGTTCGTGCGACGCGCACCCGACGCCAAGGCCGTGTCGGCCGTGATCGACGCGCTCGCCGACGCGGGCGGAAGGCTCACCCCGGACGCGGTGGCGGCTGCCGCAACCGCTGCCACCGGAAGGTCGCAACGGAATCCGGAAATTTTCGTCACCGTGGTGCAGCGGCTCCTCAACGTCGAGGGCTACGGCGTCCTCGACCTGGTGGATGCGGGACGGACCGTCGAGCTGAACATCCCGCTTCTGCAAGACCAGTTCGGAACGGAGCAGCCTTGA